In Spirochaeta thermophila DSM 6578, the following proteins share a genomic window:
- a CDS encoding FMN-binding protein, with product MNRNSLPYVVLFSFIVTALFVTVLAAAHLGTRERVLLAEERRLQEAVLHALKTPASGEEARRTFARLSVAALPNGTRIYRTPEPRSYAVELSGPGLWGTIRAVVGISGDLSRILGLAILEQNETPGLGGRITEPWFLSQFEGERIGPDGIAVRQTGRSGDPDPDNSLVDGITGATRTSQAIETLVDRAITTLKEALPTLSEEDFAPVEAPQARTSPDDERSS from the coding sequence ATGAACCGCAACTCCCTCCCCTACGTGGTGCTCTTCTCCTTCATCGTCACCGCGCTCTTCGTCACCGTCCTCGCCGCCGCCCACCTCGGCACCAGGGAGCGCGTCCTCCTCGCCGAGGAGCGCCGGCTCCAGGAGGCCGTGCTCCACGCCCTCAAGACCCCCGCCTCCGGGGAGGAGGCCCGGCGCACCTTCGCTCGCCTCTCCGTCGCCGCCCTCCCCAACGGCACCCGTATCTACCGCACCCCCGAGCCCCGCTCCTACGCCGTCGAGCTTTCAGGACCGGGCCTCTGGGGCACCATCCGGGCAGTGGTGGGCATCTCGGGCGACCTTTCCCGCATCCTGGGCCTCGCCATCCTCGAGCAGAACGAGACCCCGGGCCTCGGCGGCCGCATCACCGAGCCCTGGTTCCTCTCGCAATTCGAAGGCGAACGCATAGGTCCCGACGGCATCGCCGTGCGCCAGACCGGCCGCTCAGGCGACCCCGACCCCGACAACAGCCTGGTGGACGGCATCACCGGCGCCACCCGCACGAGCCAGGCCATCGAGACCCTGGTCGACAGAGCCATCACCACCCTCAAGGAGGCCCTTCCCACCCTCTCCGAGGAGGACTTCGCCCCTGTCGAGGCCCCTCAGGCTCGCACATCCCCTGACGATGAAAGGAGCAGCTGA
- the nqrD gene encoding NADH:ubiquinone reductase (Na(+)-transporting) subunit D, whose product MAATPRQILTENIWTNNPIFIQILGICSTLAVTNNLTNTLIMTLGVTFVTGFSSLTVSLLKTLIPHRVRMITQTLIISFYVIIVDILLKAYLPEIHKSLGPYVGLIITNCIIMGRAEAFAQSNPPLLSLWDGLTSGLGYMWVLMLIALIRELLGFGTLFNIRVLPEGFEPWTIMVMAPSAFFILAMVLWAAKTLMNKEAA is encoded by the coding sequence ATGGCAGCCACACCCCGACAGATCCTCACCGAGAACATCTGGACCAACAATCCCATCTTTATCCAGATCCTGGGCATCTGTTCCACCCTCGCCGTCACCAACAACCTCACCAACACCCTCATCATGACCCTGGGCGTCACCTTCGTCACCGGCTTCTCGAGCCTCACCGTCTCGCTCCTCAAGACCCTCATCCCCCACCGGGTGAGGATGATCACCCAGACCCTCATCATCTCCTTCTACGTCATCATCGTGGACATCCTGCTCAAGGCCTACCTTCCGGAGATCCACAAGAGCCTGGGACCCTACGTGGGCCTCATCATCACCAACTGCATCATCATGGGCCGGGCCGAGGCCTTTGCCCAGAGCAACCCGCCCCTCCTCTCCCTCTGGGACGGCCTCACCTCGGGCCTCGGGTACATGTGGGTCCTCATGCTCATCGCCCTGATCCGTGAGCTTTTGGGCTTCGGCACCCTCTTCAACATCCGGGTGCTCCCTGAAGGCTTCGAACCCTGGACCATCATGGTCATGGCCCCCAGCGCCTTCTTCATCCTCGCCATGGTCCTCTGGGCCGCAAAGACCCTCATGAACAAGGAGGCCGCATGA
- a CDS encoding NADH:ubiquinone reductase (Na(+)-transporting) subunit E, with protein sequence MTPDISPLALFVASIFTSNILLANFLGMCSFISISKDLSSSNGLGLAVTVVLTITSAINWLVLHYVLIPLDLVYLRFIVFIIVIAAVVQILEMVIDRISPSLYMALGIFLPLITVNCAILGVALFIEIRGYSLLQSVVYGLGSGLGWWLAIMLLAAIRKKIERAPVPAGLKGPGITLITIGFMAMAFIGFSGMVAVQ encoded by the coding sequence ATGACCCCCGACATCTCTCCCCTCGCCCTCTTCGTGGCATCGATCTTCACGAGCAACATCCTCCTCGCCAACTTCCTGGGGATGTGCTCCTTCATCTCCATCTCCAAGGACCTCTCCTCCTCGAACGGCCTCGGTCTCGCCGTGACCGTGGTGCTCACCATCACCAGCGCCATCAACTGGCTCGTGCTCCACTACGTCCTCATCCCCCTCGATCTCGTCTACCTCAGGTTCATCGTCTTCATCATCGTGATCGCGGCCGTGGTCCAGATACTCGAGATGGTCATCGACCGGATCTCGCCCTCGCTCTACATGGCCCTGGGGATCTTCCTCCCCCTCATCACGGTCAACTGCGCCATCCTGGGCGTGGCCCTCTTCATCGAGATACGCGGCTACTCCCTGCTCCAGTCCGTGGTCTACGGCCTCGGCTCAGGCCTCGGCTGGTGGCTCGCCATCATGCTCCTCGCCGCCATACGCAAGAAGATCGAACGAGCCCCGGTACCCGCCGGCCTCAAAGGCCCGGGGATCACCCTCATCACCATAGGATTCATGGCCATGGCCTTCATCGGCTTCTCCGGCATGGTCGCGGTTCAGTAA
- a CDS encoding NADH:ubiquinone reductase (Na(+)-transporting) subunit F: MSALVIAPLAVGGITAALALLIWLTDRVVNNYGTFTISINGGKKTLTVKGGSPLLLTLAQEQIFIPSACGGRGSCGACKVRVETDIGPHLPTEVPYLTEEEKKQNVRLSCQVKVKHDLSIEVPEELFLVRRVVAEVSSIRDLTHDIKEVRFRLPEGERIPFKPGQYVQLEVPPYAKIKEPTQRAYSISSLPDEEEIELLIRKVPGGIATTYVHEHMKEGERLALIGPFGDFYLRETDAVMLCVAGGSGMAPFKSILLDMYRRGVNNRQVWFFFGARTRRDLFYVDLWRDLEEKWPVFRFVPALSEDPDYEGEKGLITEVLARYIETAMDRETPKEGYLCGSPGMLDACMNVMRRYGIPEDKIYFDKFA, translated from the coding sequence ATGAGCGCACTCGTCATCGCACCGCTCGCCGTAGGAGGGATCACCGCCGCCCTGGCCCTCCTCATCTGGCTCACCGACAGGGTGGTCAACAACTACGGCACGTTCACCATCTCCATCAACGGCGGCAAGAAGACCCTCACCGTCAAAGGGGGGAGCCCGCTCCTCCTCACCCTCGCCCAGGAGCAGATCTTCATCCCCTCCGCGTGTGGGGGAAGGGGGAGCTGCGGGGCCTGCAAGGTGAGGGTGGAGACCGACATAGGACCGCACCTCCCCACCGAGGTCCCCTACCTCACCGAAGAGGAGAAGAAGCAGAACGTGCGGCTCTCGTGCCAGGTCAAGGTGAAGCACGACCTCTCGATCGAGGTGCCGGAGGAGCTCTTCCTCGTGCGGCGGGTAGTGGCGGAGGTCTCCTCCATCCGCGACCTCACCCACGACATCAAGGAGGTGCGTTTCCGCCTCCCCGAGGGAGAGCGGATCCCCTTCAAGCCCGGCCAGTACGTCCAGCTGGAGGTGCCGCCCTACGCCAAGATAAAGGAACCCACCCAGCGGGCCTACTCCATCTCCTCCCTCCCCGACGAGGAGGAGATCGAGCTCCTCATCCGCAAGGTGCCCGGCGGGATCGCCACCACCTATGTCCACGAACACATGAAGGAAGGGGAGCGCCTCGCCCTCATCGGCCCGTTCGGCGACTTCTACCTCAGGGAGACCGACGCGGTGATGCTCTGTGTGGCGGGGGGGAGCGGCATGGCCCCCTTCAAGTCGATCCTCCTCGACATGTACCGGAGGGGGGTGAACAACCGGCAGGTGTGGTTCTTCTTCGGGGCCCGTACCCGGCGCGACCTGTTCTACGTGGACCTCTGGAGGGACCTCGAGGAGAAGTGGCCGGTCTTCAGGTTCGTCCCCGCCCTCTCCGAAGACCCCGACTACGAGGGCGAGAAGGGGCTCATCACCGAGGTGCTCGCACGCTATATCGAGACCGCCATGGACAGGGAGACGCCCAAGGAGGGCTACCTCTGCGGGAGTCCTGGCATGCTCGATGCGTGCATGAACGTGATGCGCCGGTACGGCATACCCGAGGACAAGATCTACTTCGACAAATTCGCCTGA
- a CDS encoding HEPN domain-containing protein, whose protein sequence is MNRAFDWLAQAKRDLEQAEDSRKAGRHEWACFAAHQAAEKAVKALHLYHHQEGWGHVVAKLLEDLSPLCPVPEDLIEKAKVLDNFYIPTRYPNGHPEGAPFEHYGPLQSEEAIRYARDILAFVGKAMALEG, encoded by the coding sequence ATGAACAGGGCCTTTGATTGGCTCGCGCAGGCGAAGAGGGATCTGGAGCAGGCAGAGGACTCGCGGAAGGCGGGGAGGCACGAGTGGGCCTGTTTCGCGGCACACCAGGCCGCGGAGAAGGCCGTGAAGGCCCTGCACCTCTACCACCACCAGGAAGGGTGGGGCCACGTGGTGGCCAAGCTCCTCGAGGACCTCTCGCCTCTCTGCCCCGTGCCTGAGGATCTCATAGAAAAGGCGAAGGTGCTCGACAACTTCTACATCCCCACCCGGTACCCCAACGGCCATCCAGAGGGGGCCCCCTTCGAGCACTACGGCCCGCTCCAGAGCGAGGAGGCGATACGGTATGCCCGTGACATACTCGCGTTCGTCGGTAAAGCGATGGCCCTCGAAGGATGA
- a CDS encoding nucleotidyltransferase domain-containing protein, whose amino-acid sequence MPVTYSRSSVKRWPSKDEVDRAVREWAGRMVREKEGVVRIGYFGSYARGDWGVGSDVDLVVIVEDSSLPFERRPAEWDTLDLPVPADVLVYTLEEWDALSSGGARMWRTIMEEAVWVWQAGRASDPSGCP is encoded by the coding sequence ATGCCCGTGACATACTCGCGTTCGTCGGTAAAGCGATGGCCCTCGAAGGATGAGGTGGACCGGGCGGTGAGGGAGTGGGCAGGCCGTATGGTGCGCGAGAAGGAGGGGGTGGTCCGCATCGGCTACTTCGGCTCCTATGCACGGGGGGACTGGGGCGTGGGAAGCGACGTGGACCTGGTGGTGATCGTGGAGGACTCCTCCCTTCCCTTTGAACGGCGGCCCGCAGAGTGGGATACACTCGACCTTCCCGTGCCGGCAGACGTGCTTGTGTACACCTTGGAGGAGTGGGACGCCCTCTCCTCCGGCGGGGCGCGGATGTGGCGGACGATCATGGAAGAGGCCGTGTGGGTGTGGCAGGCTGGGAGAGCGTCTGATCCCTCCGGATGTCCCTGA
- the lnt gene encoding apolipoprotein N-acyltransferase, giving the protein MSDRFSLRRYGAAVFSAVLFSLAIPNEIFQWGMPLLAPFILTPLFWGLEGSSLPQARRMLVLFGLVFTLTSNYWLAFFGDYSIWTIGGVTLGYIPYYLFLSHFLWDAARRPLPFRPLLLAAVWTVFEYCKSSGYLGYPWGLLPYPLHGITPLIQVSDLLGIWPLTFLLAWISALLAGILSPPAPPAPSRLTPSPLPQLAAAGLLLALFLAYGLVRMYLIPLPERTTLTAALIQHNADSWDESPEADERSILQAELLSLEAVEKHPHVELVVWNETVLTYPYNYRPVFYDRRPAEKPFFSFLVELNRPLLTGSPYREKVGEEVRYYNSVLLIGPDGAIQGAYKKKHLVPMAEHIPFWDLPLVQQFFRGTIRLYGTWHAGREAFLFTLPLEDGTIVRFGTPICFEDAFTVINRTFVRLGADLLINLTNDSWSRTVSAQVQHFVAARFQAAALKTTMVRSTNSGYTCVIDPWGRVRADLPMFTSTYLVADVPIYDRPLTLYALLGDLLPRLLFLWVIALLLWERGRGGTRTPHG; this is encoded by the coding sequence ATGAGTGACCGTTTCTCCCTCAGGCGCTACGGTGCGGCCGTCTTCTCCGCCGTGCTCTTCTCGCTTGCGATACCGAACGAGATCTTCCAATGGGGCATGCCGCTCCTTGCGCCTTTCATCCTCACCCCCCTCTTCTGGGGCCTCGAGGGATCATCCCTCCCCCAGGCCCGGAGGATGCTCGTGCTCTTCGGGCTCGTCTTCACCCTCACCTCCAACTACTGGCTCGCCTTCTTCGGCGACTACAGCATCTGGACCATAGGGGGCGTGACCCTCGGCTACATCCCCTACTATCTCTTCCTCTCGCACTTCCTCTGGGATGCGGCGAGGCGTCCCCTCCCCTTCCGTCCCCTCCTGCTCGCGGCGGTGTGGACCGTCTTCGAGTACTGCAAGTCGTCGGGGTACCTGGGCTACCCCTGGGGCCTCCTCCCTTACCCCCTCCATGGGATCACCCCCCTCATCCAGGTGAGCGACCTCCTGGGGATCTGGCCCCTCACCTTTCTCCTCGCCTGGATAAGCGCCCTGCTCGCCGGGATCCTCTCCCCCCCTGCCCCTCCGGCCCCCTCCCGCCTCACCCCCTCACCCCTCCCCCAGCTTGCCGCCGCAGGGCTGCTCCTTGCGCTCTTCCTCGCCTACGGCCTCGTGCGGATGTACCTCATCCCGCTGCCCGAGCGGACTACCCTCACCGCAGCCCTCATCCAGCACAACGCCGACTCCTGGGACGAATCCCCCGAAGCAGATGAGAGGAGCATCCTCCAGGCCGAGCTTCTCTCCCTTGAGGCGGTGGAGAAGCATCCCCACGTTGAGCTGGTGGTGTGGAACGAGACCGTGCTCACCTACCCCTACAACTACCGCCCCGTCTTCTACGACCGTCGCCCTGCCGAGAAACCCTTCTTCTCCTTCCTCGTGGAACTGAACAGGCCCCTCCTCACCGGGAGTCCCTACCGCGAGAAGGTGGGCGAGGAGGTGCGCTACTACAACAGCGTCCTCCTCATCGGCCCGGACGGTGCCATACAGGGCGCATACAAGAAGAAGCACCTCGTGCCCATGGCCGAGCACATCCCGTTCTGGGACCTGCCGCTCGTACAGCAGTTCTTCCGAGGTACCATCCGTCTCTACGGAACGTGGCACGCGGGCAGGGAGGCCTTCCTCTTCACCCTCCCCCTTGAGGACGGCACCATCGTGCGCTTCGGCACCCCCATCTGCTTCGAGGACGCCTTTACCGTGATCAACCGAACCTTCGTGCGCCTTGGGGCAGACCTGCTCATCAACCTCACCAACGACAGCTGGTCGCGCACGGTCTCCGCCCAGGTCCAGCACTTCGTGGCCGCGCGATTCCAGGCCGCAGCCCTCAAGACCACCATGGTACGCAGCACCAACAGCGGCTACACCTGCGTGATAGATCCATGGGGAAGGGTGCGCGCCGACCTGCCCATGTTCACCTCTACCTACCTGGTGGCAGACGTGCCGATCTACGATCGGCCTCTCACCCTCTATGCCCTGCTGGGCGACCTCCTCCCCCGCCTCCTCTTCCTGTGGGTCATCGCCCTCCTCCTCTGGGAGCGGGGAAGGGGAGGGACGAGGACTCCCCACGGGTGA
- a CDS encoding ATP-binding protein: MENEIRLLMRTIHYHEGNQEILKGVDFELRKGEIHALVGEHRCGKSTLMHLLIGEKRLQKGEILFNGRRIQPQDPSDAYRLGIAMVHQTPQVIPSLNAVENIFATRLPPFWSGLPQYYRYIRETRHLLALLGKSFDVLIPLKLLPATDQHAVDIARALSYDPDILILDEISNRQTPEELERLFAILKDMTSKGKSIIYVTPHIDEIFSIADRVTVLKNGYRQSTEDVHQISSLRLFRLAYSLISEIEPDESAISHPLISSRLYSEHFLRELPVGIILLNETHSVYYLNPAAESILDLPAHAVSGRPIHTVITPEQCPHATALLSAVYHGKKRKWRGVPFGKALYSEVHIYPLREGDELVGTVIMIEDRSLDHHIKEYLSSTERRIATAEVAAEVAHEINNPLGIISAYIEVLKLQDLSPEISRKLEKIQNEITRIQNFVSSLGRLADASRMERGTVDLVEMVKDVLLLFQHLFQEKRITVYTDLPETPVRIEGDAGRLKQLLINLVLNSVEALLHGGWIRIRLERKEGKILLSVSDNGHGIPKEIQDRIFRPFFSTKAGKQSTGLGLAICEHIAKLHGGEIGFTSTPGEITTFTVTFPARPVLFPSGKVGYHRPDE; the protein is encoded by the coding sequence ATGGAAAACGAGATCCGTCTGCTCATGCGCACCATCCACTACCATGAAGGAAACCAGGAGATCCTGAAAGGAGTGGACTTCGAACTCCGGAAGGGGGAGATACACGCCCTGGTGGGTGAGCACCGGTGTGGAAAGAGCACCCTCATGCACCTCCTCATCGGCGAGAAGCGCCTCCAGAAGGGAGAGATCCTCTTCAACGGGAGACGGATCCAACCCCAGGACCCCTCCGATGCCTACAGGCTGGGCATCGCCATGGTACACCAGACCCCCCAGGTGATCCCCTCCCTCAATGCCGTGGAGAACATCTTCGCCACCAGGCTCCCTCCTTTCTGGTCGGGCCTTCCACAGTACTACCGCTATATCAGGGAGACGAGACACCTCCTCGCACTCCTCGGCAAGTCCTTCGACGTCCTCATCCCTCTCAAGCTCCTTCCCGCCACCGACCAGCATGCCGTGGACATCGCCCGTGCCCTCTCCTACGATCCGGACATCCTCATACTCGACGAGATCTCCAACAGGCAGACCCCCGAGGAACTGGAGAGACTCTTCGCCATCCTCAAAGACATGACGAGCAAGGGCAAGAGCATCATCTACGTGACTCCCCACATCGACGAGATCTTCTCGATCGCGGACAGGGTCACGGTCCTCAAGAACGGCTACCGGCAGAGCACCGAGGACGTACACCAGATAAGCAGTCTCAGGCTCTTTAGACTCGCCTACTCCCTCATTTCGGAGATCGAGCCGGACGAGAGTGCAATCTCGCACCCCCTCATCTCATCCCGACTCTACAGCGAACACTTCCTCCGGGAGCTGCCGGTGGGCATCATCCTCCTCAACGAAACCCATTCGGTCTACTACCTCAACCCTGCGGCCGAGTCCATACTCGACCTACCGGCACACGCCGTCTCGGGCCGCCCCATCCACACCGTCATCACACCCGAACAGTGCCCTCACGCCACCGCGCTCCTCAGCGCCGTCTACCACGGCAAGAAGAGGAAGTGGCGGGGTGTCCCTTTCGGCAAGGCCCTCTATTCCGAAGTGCACATCTACCCGCTCCGCGAGGGGGACGAACTGGTAGGAACGGTGATCATGATCGAGGACAGGTCTCTCGACCACCACATAAAGGAATACCTCTCGTCCACCGAGAGGCGGATCGCCACCGCCGAGGTGGCGGCGGAGGTGGCCCACGAGATCAACAACCCCTTGGGCATCATCTCCGCCTACATAGAGGTACTCAAGCTCCAGGACCTCTCCCCCGAGATCTCCAGGAAGCTGGAGAAGATACAGAACGAGATCACCCGTATCCAGAACTTCGTCTCCTCGCTGGGGAGACTGGCGGACGCCTCCCGGATGGAACGGGGGACGGTGGACCTGGTGGAGATGGTGAAGGACGTGCTCCTCCTCTTCCAGCACCTCTTCCAGGAGAAGCGGATCACGGTCTACACGGACCTGCCGGAAACCCCGGTGAGGATCGAAGGGGATGCAGGGAGGCTCAAACAGCTCCTTATCAACCTGGTGCTCAACAGCGTGGAGGCCCTGCTCCATGGTGGGTGGATCCGCATCCGGCTGGAGCGAAAAGAGGGGAAGATCCTCCTCTCGGTGAGCGACAACGGACACGGGATCCCCAAGGAGATCCAGGACAGGATCTTCCGTCCCTTCTTCAGCACCAAGGCCGGGAAGCAGAGCACGGGGCTGGGCCTCGCCATCTGCGAGCACATCGCAAAGCTCCACGGAGGAGAGATCGGCTTTACGAGCACACCGGGCGAGATCACCACCTTCACGGTGACCTTTCCCGCAAGGCCTGTCTTGTTCCCTTCGGGGAAGGTAGGTTACCATCGGCCTGATGAGTGA
- a CDS encoding sigma-54-dependent transcriptional regulator, translating into MGEQKRFSLLIVDDEAALCESLSEYFSALGYETYTAQRAEDVRRILSHLHVDLILMDIRMPEKDGITLLRELKTSHSSTPVIMISAYVSVENIVRSMKYGAINFYEKPLDLRRLSREVAQIAAARAARAPQGPSLPLIHQSTAMQDILATIEKVAPTDAPVLITGESGTGKELVAHALHHRSERARGPFLKLNCAAIPETLLESELFGYEKGAFTGAVAQHKGKFEQAQGGTIFFDEIGDMHLGTQAKLLRVLQEKEFQRLGGSEILYADVRIIAATHQYLPGLIEDHRFREDLYYRLSVITIHIPPLRDRKEDILPLTRYYIDYFSKLYGKRVEGLSPEVERLFLSHSWPGNVRELKNTIERAVIFTEGARLTMDDLPPQYREAVSLEPVPEGDLSTAMDHLSREIILKALEKAGGKKQKAAELLGIHRKTLYNKMKKLGLL; encoded by the coding sequence ATGGGAGAACAGAAACGATTCTCGCTCCTCATCGTGGACGACGAGGCTGCCCTCTGTGAATCGCTCAGCGAGTACTTCTCCGCCCTCGGGTACGAGACCTACACCGCCCAGCGGGCCGAAGACGTACGACGGATCCTCTCACACCTCCATGTGGATCTCATCCTCATGGACATCAGGATGCCGGAAAAGGACGGCATCACCCTCCTGCGGGAACTCAAGACCTCCCACTCGTCCACCCCTGTGATCATGATCTCCGCCTATGTGTCGGTCGAGAACATCGTGCGCTCCATGAAGTACGGAGCCATCAACTTCTACGAAAAACCCCTCGACCTCAGACGCCTGTCCCGTGAAGTGGCGCAGATCGCCGCCGCCCGTGCGGCACGGGCACCCCAGGGCCCCTCGCTGCCGCTCATCCACCAGAGCACGGCCATGCAGGACATCCTCGCCACCATAGAAAAGGTGGCTCCCACCGACGCCCCGGTCCTCATCACCGGAGAGAGCGGCACGGGCAAGGAACTCGTGGCCCATGCCCTCCATCACAGAAGCGAGCGGGCCCGTGGCCCCTTCCTCAAGCTCAACTGCGCCGCCATCCCCGAGACCCTCCTCGAATCCGAACTCTTCGGCTACGAGAAGGGCGCCTTCACCGGAGCGGTGGCCCAGCACAAGGGAAAGTTCGAGCAGGCCCAGGGAGGCACCATCTTCTTCGACGAGATAGGGGACATGCACCTGGGCACCCAGGCGAAGCTCCTGCGCGTCCTCCAGGAAAAGGAGTTCCAGCGCCTCGGTGGATCGGAGATCCTCTATGCAGACGTACGTATCATCGCGGCCACCCACCAGTACCTGCCCGGACTCATCGAAGATCATCGCTTCAGGGAGGATCTCTACTATAGGCTCTCGGTGATCACCATACACATCCCCCCTCTCAGGGACAGGAAGGAGGATATCCTGCCCCTCACCCGTTACTACATCGACTACTTCTCGAAACTCTACGGAAAGAGGGTGGAAGGGCTCTCTCCCGAGGTGGAACGACTCTTCCTCTCCCACTCATGGCCCGGGAACGTCCGGGAACTCAAGAACACCATAGAACGGGCCGTCATCTTCACCGAGGGCGCACGTCTCACCATGGACGACCTGCCTCCTCAGTACCGGGAAGCCGTATCCCTGGAACCCGTACCGGAGGGGGATCTCTCCACGGCCATGGACCACCTTTCCCGGGAGATCATCCTCAAGGCGCTCGAGAAGGCCGGGGGGAAGAAGCAGAAGGCGGCCGAGCTCCTGGGTATCCACCGGAAGACCCTCTACAACAAGATGAAAAAACTGGGGCTTCTCTGA
- a CDS encoding substrate-binding domain-containing protein, with protein sequence MKRILLSALILLFAVTGLFAQGQGQGDDRIVIGVSFSDFATERWPNEAALFTKLGQENGVQVIVQVANQDPKLQNDQIENMVLQGADVIVVIAQDGDAAATAAEAAAREGVPVIAYDRLVKTDKIAAYLSFDNVEVGRAQARGVLKVKDRGRFVLLGGSPTDNNAILFRKGQMEVLQPYIDKGQIEIVADQWVENWDPANALKIMENILTATDNKIDAVVASNDGTALGALQALKAQGLAGKVPISGQDATLAGCKSIVEGELTMTVFKDIRKLTPLAFDLALALARGEDIRQKYPEIKDYDLADLTLDESFRGKKVACYFLPVVEVDKTNVYEEVIKSGFQPYDEVYRDIPEDQRPPRP encoded by the coding sequence ATGAAGCGTATTCTACTTTCCGCGCTCATCCTTCTGTTCGCTGTGACCGGCCTCTTCGCCCAGGGGCAGGGACAGGGGGACGACAGGATCGTCATCGGGGTGTCCTTCTCCGATTTCGCGACCGAGCGCTGGCCGAACGAAGCCGCTCTGTTCACCAAGCTCGGTCAGGAGAACGGGGTACAGGTGATCGTCCAGGTGGCGAACCAGGATCCCAAGCTCCAGAACGATCAGATCGAGAACATGGTGCTCCAGGGCGCCGACGTGATCGTGGTGATCGCCCAGGATGGTGATGCCGCCGCCACGGCTGCCGAGGCCGCGGCGCGTGAAGGCGTGCCCGTGATCGCCTACGACCGGCTCGTGAAGACCGACAAGATCGCCGCCTATCTCTCCTTCGATAACGTGGAGGTCGGTAGGGCCCAGGCCCGCGGCGTGCTCAAGGTGAAGGATCGCGGCAGGTTCGTGCTCCTCGGCGGAAGCCCCACGGACAACAACGCCATCCTCTTCCGCAAGGGACAGATGGAGGTCCTTCAGCCCTACATCGACAAGGGACAGATCGAGATCGTCGCCGACCAGTGGGTGGAGAACTGGGATCCCGCGAACGCCTTGAAGATCATGGAGAACATCCTCACCGCCACCGACAACAAGATCGATGCGGTGGTGGCCTCCAACGACGGGACCGCGCTGGGTGCGCTCCAGGCCCTCAAGGCCCAGGGACTCGCCGGCAAGGTGCCCATCTCCGGGCAGGACGCCACGCTCGCCGGGTGTAAGTCCATCGTGGAGGGTGAGCTCACCATGACGGTCTTCAAGGACATCCGCAAGCTCACTCCGCTCGCCTTCGATCTTGCCCTCGCCCTCGCCAGGGGAGAGGACATCAGGCAGAAGTATCCTGAGATCAAGGACTACGATCTCGCCGATCTCACGCTCGACGAGTCCTTCCGCGGCAAGAAGGTGGCCTGCTACTTCCTCCCGGTGGTGGAAGTGGACAAGACCAACGTGTACGAGGAAGTGATAAAGAGCGGCTTCCAGCCTTACGACGAGGTCTACCGCGACATCCCCGAGGATCAGCGGCCGCCCCGTCCCTAA